One Bacillus sp. FJAT-52991 genomic region harbors:
- a CDS encoding 2-oxoglutarate dehydrogenase E1 component: MEMQTAQGNPWSKFFGPNLGYVMEVYEQYLEDPTSVDPELKQMFDEWGAPVANEQVAEGGQTAVPASQGDLNTLFNAIKLADSIRIYGHLAADINPLNDRNKDTRRIELSTYDLTEAELRKVPVKYLCPDAPAHVTNGLEAIQHLKKVYTDKLAFELAQVHDLEEKQWLRKQIESTGYYPKFSNDQKVQLLKRLTEVEGFEKFIHKTFVGQKRFSIEGLDAMVPLLDAVVRTSAANGTKTINIGMAHRGRLNVLAHILGKPYEMIFAEFQHAPSKNLLPEGSTKMTTYGWTGDVKYHLGADHNYKEDATVTRVTLANNPSHLEVVSPVVTGYTRAAQEERAKNGVPEQNTELALAVLIHGDAAFPGQGIVSETFNMSRIPGYQTGGSIHLIANNMIGFTTESYDSRSTRYASDLAKGFEVPIVHVNADDPEACLAAALMAVDYRNRFGKDFVIDLIGYRRFGHNEMDEPMTTNPTMYQMIHQHPTAREIYANKLIDRGVLTKEQADQLNIDNENKLKDLFETVPKKDENPDIIMNPPKFVEKELPTGDTAVSTEALNELNNELLTWPEDLNVFKKLARILKRRENVFEKDGNIDWGHAETLAFAAILKEGTPIRLTGQDAQRGTFAHRNLVLHDEKTGEEYTPLHHLEGVDSSFVVINSPLTETAVVGYEYGYNVFSPETLVLWEAQFGDFANMAQVMFDQFVSSGRAKWGQKSGLVMLLPHGYEGQGPEHSSGRMERFLQSAAENNWTVANLSSTAQYFHILRRQASILQKEEVRPLVIMTPKSLLRHPLAASKASEFTNGSFKPVVEEPRLGSNPEKVERIVLCSGKVSIDLAEQISKTEGLDWLHVLRVEEIYPFPREEITALLSRFTNVKELVWLQEEPQNMGSWTYIDPRLRDVAPDGATVRYVGRRRRSSPSVGDAIVHKKEQERILNEALTK; encoded by the coding sequence ATGGAAATGCAGACAGCCCAAGGGAATCCATGGAGTAAATTCTTTGGACCAAACCTTGGATATGTGATGGAAGTATATGAACAGTATTTAGAGGATCCAACATCAGTGGATCCAGAGCTAAAACAAATGTTTGATGAATGGGGAGCACCTGTAGCTAATGAGCAAGTAGCGGAAGGTGGTCAAACAGCTGTACCTGCATCACAAGGAGATTTAAACACGCTATTTAACGCAATCAAATTAGCGGATAGCATTCGTATTTATGGGCACTTAGCGGCAGATATTAATCCTTTAAATGACCGTAATAAAGACACGCGGCGAATTGAATTAAGCACATATGATTTAACGGAAGCAGAATTAAGAAAGGTTCCTGTTAAATACTTATGTCCCGATGCGCCTGCTCATGTTACAAATGGATTGGAAGCAATCCAACATTTGAAAAAAGTCTATACAGATAAACTTGCTTTTGAATTAGCCCAAGTTCACGATTTAGAAGAGAAGCAATGGTTGAGAAAGCAAATTGAATCAACGGGATATTATCCAAAGTTCTCTAATGATCAAAAAGTTCAATTGTTGAAACGTTTAACAGAAGTTGAAGGTTTCGAGAAATTTATTCATAAAACTTTCGTAGGACAAAAGCGCTTCTCTATTGAAGGTTTAGATGCGATGGTCCCTCTTCTTGATGCAGTAGTGCGCACTTCCGCTGCGAACGGAACAAAAACGATTAACATCGGAATGGCTCACCGTGGACGCCTAAATGTACTTGCACATATTTTAGGCAAACCTTACGAAATGATCTTTGCTGAATTCCAGCATGCACCAAGCAAAAACCTTCTTCCTGAAGGCTCAACAAAAATGACTACATATGGTTGGACTGGTGACGTTAAATATCACTTAGGTGCAGACCACAATTATAAAGAAGATGCTACTGTTACACGTGTGACATTGGCTAATAACCCTTCTCACTTAGAAGTAGTCAGCCCAGTTGTTACGGGATATACTCGTGCAGCTCAAGAAGAGCGTGCAAAAAACGGTGTACCTGAACAAAACACAGAATTAGCACTTGCTGTACTTATTCACGGGGATGCGGCATTCCCAGGACAAGGGATTGTCAGCGAAACGTTTAATATGAGCAGAATTCCTGGTTACCAAACAGGCGGTTCCATTCATCTCATCGCTAATAACATGATCGGTTTCACAACGGAAAGCTACGATTCAAGATCTACTCGCTACGCTTCTGACTTAGCGAAAGGATTTGAAGTGCCAATTGTACACGTCAATGCAGACGATCCAGAAGCTTGCTTAGCTGCGGCTCTTATGGCAGTAGATTACCGTAATCGTTTTGGAAAAGATTTCGTTATTGATTTAATTGGTTACCGTCGCTTCGGTCATAACGAAATGGACGAGCCGATGACAACGAACCCAACGATGTATCAAATGATTCACCAGCATCCAACGGCTCGCGAAATTTATGCAAATAAATTAATTGACCGCGGTGTCTTAACGAAGGAACAAGCTGATCAATTAAATATTGATAACGAGAACAAATTAAAAGACTTATTTGAAACTGTTCCGAAAAAAGATGAAAATCCAGATATCATTATGAATCCGCCAAAATTTGTTGAGAAAGAGCTTCCAACAGGCGATACAGCTGTTAGCACAGAAGCTTTAAATGAGCTCAACAATGAACTATTAACTTGGCCAGAGGATTTAAATGTATTTAAAAAGTTAGCGCGTATTTTAAAGCGTCGTGAAAATGTGTTTGAAAAAGACGGCAATATCGATTGGGGTCATGCTGAAACATTAGCATTTGCGGCGATTTTAAAAGAAGGCACGCCAATTCGTTTAACAGGACAGGATGCTCAGCGCGGTACATTTGCTCACCGAAACCTTGTTCTACATGATGAGAAAACAGGAGAAGAATATACGCCTCTTCACCATTTAGAAGGTGTGGATTCATCCTTTGTTGTCATTAACAGTCCGCTAACAGAAACAGCTGTTGTCGGATATGAATATGGATATAACGTCTTTTCTCCAGAGACTTTAGTTCTTTGGGAAGCTCAATTTGGTGACTTTGCTAACATGGCGCAAGTAATGTTTGACCAATTTGTTTCTTCAGGTCGTGCAAAATGGGGACAAAAGTCTGGTCTTGTGATGTTACTACCACATGGCTATGAAGGACAAGGTCCAGAGCATTCAAGCGGAAGAATGGAACGCTTCCTACAAAGTGCAGCGGAAAACAACTGGACAGTAGCGAATTTATCTTCTACTGCTCAATATTTCCATATTCTTCGTCGTCAAGCTTCTATTCTTCAAAAAGAAGAAGTGCGACCATTAGTTATTATGACGCCTAAGAGCTTGCTTCGTCATCCTTTAGCAGCGTCAAAAGCTTCTGAATTCACAAATGGTTCATTTAAACCAGTGGTTGAAGAACCAAGACTAGGAAGTAACCCAGAAAAAGTGGAAAGAATCGTTCTATGTAGCGGAAAAGTCTCTATCGATTTAGCTGAACAAATTAGCAAAACGGAAGGGCTTGATTGGCTACACGTGCTTCGAGTAGAAGAGATCTATCCATTCCCTAGAGAAGAAATTACTGCTTTATTATCACGTTTTACAAATGTGAAAGAATTAGTATGGCTACAAGAGGAACCACAAAATATGGGTTCTTGGACATATATTGATCCAAGACTTCGCGATGTAGCTCCAGATGGCGCAACAGTCCGTTACGTCGGTCGCCGCCGTCGTTCAAGCCCTTCAGTAGGGGATGCTATTGTTCACAAAAAAGAACAAGAGCGTATTCTTAATGAAGCATTAACGAAGTAA